In a genomic window of Erigeron canadensis isolate Cc75 chromosome 5, C_canadensis_v1, whole genome shotgun sequence:
- the LOC122600984 gene encoding receptor-like protein kinase 7: MSSENISGHLFILTLFLLTLHSYSQSDQRQILYKFKSSFQNSNTKVFTTWNDQTPICKFKGIECNSNGSVSKIDLSSQELVGTLSFDTICSMKSLENISFGSNLLLGNISPYISNCTNLKHLDLGYNSFSGEVPDLSLLSKLEYLNLNLSGFSGRFPWKSLRNMSALAFLSLGDNPFEKTPFPLEILNLKSLSSLYLSNCSIEGEIPEEIGNLSLLETLEISDSFLVGKIPLGITKLTKLQMLELYNNELNGVLPFEFRNLVNLAKFDVSNNSLEGDLSELRNLTRMESLQIFENNFSGTIPQEFGEFKCLKQFSIYDNKFVGELPAKIGSWAEFEYIDVSQNFLTGLIPPDMCKMGKMEKLLMLENNFTGGLPETYSSCLSLIRLRLSNNSLSGRVPDGIWSLPSLSMIDLELNQFEGQIGSNIGESKTLTQLFLANNQFSGELPMEISKVSSLVQIELFSNKFSGEIPSKIGELKNLSNLHLQDNMFSGVIPKSLGTCVSLNEINLARNSLSGQIPDTLGSLTSLNSLNLSGNKLSGLIPDSLSSLKLTDIDLSNNLLVGRVPQSLLMVAYNGSFAGNPGLCADESKDLEKCRPVSRKSNKWQVGVYCFLAGVLVLVLSVLCYLFVKLRKNREKSLINRVYSWDVKQFHVLKIREEEVLRSLKEENLIGKGGSGNVYKVVLDCGEKLAVKHMWKSEPECGTWSSSRAILPKRKSRIQEYEAEVAALSSLRHMNVVKLYCSITSEDSNLLVYEYMPNGSLWDRLHTYQKVEMDWNVRYEIALGAARGLEYLHHACDRPVIHRDVKSSNILLDEDMKPKIADFGLAKMLQIEKGLDSTHIIAGTHGYIAPEYGYTLNVTEKSDIYSFGVVLMELVTGRKPVEPEFGENKDIVYWVHNEMRTNKDMTALVDSSISKYDKEDAVKVLSIAVHCTMRLPGLRPSMRMVVKLLEEIEPKSLVDIVIDKESEK; encoded by the exons ATGTCGTCGGAAAATATCTCCGGCCACCTTTTTATCCTAACTCTATTTCTCTTAACACTCCACTCTTATTCACAATCCGACCAACGTCAGATTCTATACAAATTTAAATCCAGTTTTCAAAATTCTAACACAAAAGTGTTCACAACATGGAATGACCAAACTCCCATATGCAAATTCAAAGGAATTGAATGTAATTCGAATGGTTCGGTTAGCAAAATCGATCTTTCTAGCCAAGAACTTGTTGGAACTCTTTCTTTTGACACAATTTGTTCAATGAAGTCACTTGAAAATATTTCATTTGGTTCAAATCTTTTGCTTGGGAATATTAGTCCATATATATCAAATTGTACGAATTTGAAGCATCTTGATTTAGGGTACAATTCGTTTTCGGGTGAAGTCCCGGATTTATCTTTGTTGTCAAAACTTGAGTATTTGAATTTAAACCTGAGCGGATTTTCTGGGCGATTTCCTTGGAAATCGCTCAGAAACATGTCCGCTCTGGCTTTTTTAAGTTTAGGAGATAACCCTTTTGAGAAAACTCCTTTTCCTttagaaattttgaatttaaagaGCTTATCCTCTCTTTATTTATCAAATTGTTCTATAGAAGGAGAAATACCCGAAGAAATCGGGAACTTGAGCTTATTAGAGACTTTAGAGATTTCGGATAGTTTTTTAGTTGGAAAAATCCCATTAGGAATCACAAAACTCACAAAACTTCAAATGCTTGAGCTTTACAACAATGAGTTAAATGGGGTTCTTCCTTTTGAGTTTAGGAACCTTGTTAATCTTGCAAAATTTGATGTCTCGAATAATAGTCTAGAAGGTGATTTATCCGAGTTAAGAAACTTAACTCGGATGGAATCTTtacaaatttttgaaaataatttttctGGCACAATTCCTCAAGAATTTGGAGAATTCAAATGCTTGAAGCAGTTTTCGATTTACGACAACAAGTTTGTAGGTGAACTCCCTGCGAAAATCGGGTCATGGGCTGAATTTGAATACATTGATGTATCACAAAATTTTTTGACTGGTTTGATCCCTCCTGATATGTGTAAAATGGGCAAAATGGAAAAACTTTTGATGCTTGAAAACAACTTCACTGGTGGATTACCCGAGACTTATTCGAGCTGTTTATCTTTAATTCGGTTAAGATTAAGCAATAATTCGCTTTCTGGAAGAGTTCCTGATGGAATTTGGAGTTTGCCTAGTTTAAGTATGATTGATCTTGAGTTAAATCAGTTTGAAGGTCAAATAGGATCAAATATTGGTGAATCAAAGACCTTAACACAGCTTTTTCTAGCTAATAATCAGTTTTCGGGTGAATTACCAATGGAAATATCAAAGGTTTCGTCTCTAGTACAAATCGAGCTTTTTTCTAATAAGTTCTCAGGTGAAATTCCGTCGAAAATTGGTGAACTTAAGAATCTAAGTAATCTTCATTTACAAGATAACATGTTTTCTGGTGTTATTCCAAAGTCATTAGGTACATGTGTATCTTTAAATGAAATAAACCTTGCTAGAAATTCGTTATCAGGTCAAATTCCTGATACTCTTGGTTCTTTAACGAGTTTGAACTCGTTAAACTTATCGGGTAACAAACTATCTGGACTAATTCCAGATAGTTTGTCGTCGTTGAAGTTGACTGATATTGACTTGTCGAATAACTTGTTGGTTGGGCGAGTACCGCAGTCTTTGTTGATGGTTGCGTATAATGGAAGTTTTGCAGGAAACCCGGGTTTATGTGCTGATGAAAGTAAGGATCTTGAGAAATGTAGACCGGTTTCTCGTAAGTCTAATAAGTGGCAAGTTGGTGTGTATTGTTTCTTAGCAGGTGTACTTGTGTTAGTATTATCCGTCTTGTGTTACCTTTTTGTTAAGTTACGGAAAAACAGAGAAAAAAGTTTGATAAATCGGGTTTATTCGTGGGATGTGAAGCAGTTTCATGTTTTAAAGATTAGAGAAGAAGAGGTTTTAAGATCTCTTAAAGAAGAGAACTTAATTGGAAAAGGTGGGTCAGGAAATGTTTATAAAGTTGTGTTAGATTGTGGTGAAAAACTAGCAGTGAAACATATGTGGAAATCTGAGCCCGAATGCGGTACTTGGAGTAGTAGCAGAGCGATTTTACCAAAAAGAAAGAGCCGGATACAGGAGTATGAGGCTGAGGTAGCCGCTTTGAGCTCATTACGCCACATGAATGTGGTCAAGTTGTATTGCAGTATCACGAGTGAGGACTCGAATTTGTTGGTTTATGAGTACATGCCAAATGGAAGCTTGTGGGACCGCTTACATACGTATCAGAAAGTTGAGATGGATTGGAATGTTCGGTATGAAATTGCGTTGGGGGCTGCAAGAGGGTTGGAGTATCTGCACCACGCGTGTGATAGACCGGTGATCCATCGCGATGTGAAGTCGAGTAATATTTTGTTGGATGAGGACATGAAACCAAAAATCGCAGATTTTGGTCTAGCAAAAATGCTGCAAATCGAAAAAGGGTTGGATTCGACTCATATTATTGCAGGAACACATGGTTACATTGCTCCTG AATACGGATACACACTTAATGTGACTGAAAAAAGCGACATCTATAGTTTTGGCGTCGTTTTGATGGAGTTAGTAACAGGGAGAAAGCCTGTGGAACCCGAATTTGGTGAAAACAAGGACATAGTTTATTGGGTTCACAACGAAATGAGAACCAACAAAGACATGACAGCGTTGGTGGATTCTAGCATTTCAAAATATGATAAGGAAGACGCGGTTAAGGTACTGAGCATCGCAGTCCACTGTACGATGAGGCTACCGGGGTTGAGACCTTCGATGAGGATGGTAGTGAAACTGTTGGAAGAGATCGAGCCTAAGTCACTTGTCGATATCGTAATCGACAAAGAGAGCGAAAAGTAG